Proteins encoded within one genomic window of Tamandua tetradactyla isolate mTamTet1 chromosome 11, mTamTet1.pri, whole genome shotgun sequence:
- the DDX39A gene encoding ATP-dependent RNA helicase DDX39A: MAEQDVENELLDYEEDEEPQAPTESTPAPPKKDVKGSYVSIHSSGFRDFLLKPELLRAIVDCGFEHPSEVQHECIPQAILGMDILCQAKSGMGKTAVFVLATLQQLEPVNGQVTVLVMCHTRELAFQISKEYERFSKYMPSVKVSVFFGGLSIKKDEEVLKKNCPHVVVGTPGRILALVRNRSLNLKNVKHFVLDECDKMLEQLDMRRDVQEIFRLTPHEKQCMMFSATLSKEIRPVCRKFMQDPMEVFVDDETKLTLHGLQQYYVKLKDSEKNRKLFDLLDLLEFNQVVVFVKSVQRCMALAQLLVEQNFPAIAIHRGMAQEERLSRYQQFKDFQRRILVATNLFGRGMDIERVNIVFNYDMPEDSDTYLHRVARAGRFGTKGLAITFVSDENDAKILNDVQDRFEVNVAELPEEIDISTYIEQSR; encoded by the exons ATGGCTGAGCAGGATGTGGAAAATGAGCTTCTGGATTATGAAGAAGATGAAGAGCCCCAGGCTCCTACTGAGAGCACTCCAGCACCCCCTAAGAAAGATGTCAAGGGTTCCTACGTGTCCATCCACAGCTCTGGCTTCCGGGACTTTCTGCTGAAGCCAGAGCTCCTTAGAGCCATCGTGGACTGTGGCTTTGAGCATCCATCTGAGG TCCAGCATGAGTGCATCCCACAGGCCATCCTGGGCATGGACATCCTGTGCCAGGCCAAGTCCGGGATGGGCAAAACAGCAGTCTTCGTGCTGGCCACCCTGCAGCAGCTTGAGCCCGTCAATGGACAG GTAACAGTCCTGGTCATGTGCCACACACGGGAGCTGGCCTTCCAGATCAGCAAGGAGTATGAGCGCTTCTCCAAGTACATGCCCAGCGTCAAG GTGTCCGTGTTCTTTGGGGGCCTGTCCATCAAGAAGGATGAAGAGGTGCTGAAAAAGAACTGCCCCCACGTGGTGGTGGGGACCCCGGGCCGCATCCTGGCGCTTGTGCGGAACCGGAGCCTCAACCTGAAGAACGTGAAGCACTTCGTGCTGGACGAGTGTGACAAGATGCTGGAGCAGCTGG ACATGCGGCGGGACGTACAGGAGATCTTTCGCCTGACGCCCCACGAGAAGCAGTGCATGATGTTCAGTGCCACCCTGAGCAAGGAGATCCGGCCCGTGTGCAGGAAGTTCATGCAGGAC CCCATGGAGGTGTTTGTGGACGATGAAACCAAGCTGACGCTGCACGGCCTGCAGCAGTACTATGTCAAGCTTAAGGACAGTGAGAAAAACCGCAAGCTCTTTGATCTCCTGGATTTGCTGGAGTTTAACCAG GTGGTGGTCTTTGTGAAGTCGGTGCAGCGCTGCATGGCCCTGGCCCAGCTGCTTGTAGAGCAGAACTTCCCAGCCATCGCCATCCATAGGGGCATGGCGCAGGAGGAGCG TCTGTCACGCTATCAGCAGTTCAAGGACTTTCAACGACGGATCCTGGTGGCCACCAATCTCTTTGGCCGAGGGATGGACATCGAGCGCGTCAACATCGTTTTCAACTATGACATGCCCGAGGACTCAGATACCTACCTCCACCGC GTGGCCCGCGCAGGTCGCTTTGGCACCAAAGGCCTGGCCATCACTTTTGTGTCTGACGAGAACGACGCTAAAATCCTCAATGACGTGCAGGACCGGTTTGAAGTGAACGTGGCAGAGCTTCCAGAAGAAATTGACATCTCCACATACA TTGAGCAGAGCCGGTAA